Proteins from one Desulfocurvus vexinensis DSM 17965 genomic window:
- the mltG gene encoding endolytic transglycosylase MltG, whose translation MNPAARLRKALAARRGLRLALYALALGLAAVLAVGAWGLWRVQTFLDSAPQTPGREVVVDIAPGSSLAQVAAQLEREGVITDALLFRLLGRMDGQGARVRAGEFALHTGWPPRQVLRALTEGRTLLHRLVLPEGLTWWQAGRVVEQSGLASFESFRRAVHDPALLAAQGIPGPSAEGFLYPETYLVPRPRDGDAAPIVAAMLTAFWAQAGARLWPDGPPPPAEVARLVTLAAMVEKETALPEERARVAGVYANRIRLKMLMQCDPTVIYGLGPEFNGNLTRADLQDEANPYNTYRRPGLPPGPICSPGLDALLAAQSPEKHALLYFVARRDGSHAFSRTLDEHNSAVREHQLRRR comes from the coding sequence GTGAACCCGGCCGCGCGGCTGCGCAAAGCCCTGGCGGCGCGCCGGGGCCTGCGCCTGGCGCTCTACGCCCTGGCCCTGGGGCTGGCCGCCGTGCTGGCCGTGGGCGCCTGGGGCCTGTGGCGGGTGCAGACCTTCCTGGACAGCGCGCCCCAGACCCCGGGCCGCGAGGTGGTGGTGGACATCGCCCCGGGCAGCAGCCTGGCCCAGGTGGCAGCGCAGCTTGAGCGCGAGGGCGTGATCACCGACGCCCTGCTCTTCCGCCTGCTGGGGCGCATGGACGGCCAGGGCGCCCGCGTGCGCGCCGGGGAGTTCGCCCTGCACACGGGCTGGCCCCCGCGCCAGGTGCTGCGCGCCCTGACCGAGGGCCGCACGCTGCTGCACCGGCTGGTGCTGCCCGAGGGGCTGACCTGGTGGCAGGCCGGGCGCGTGGTCGAGCAGTCCGGCCTGGCCAGCTTCGAAAGCTTCCGGCGCGCGGTGCACGACCCCGCGCTGCTGGCGGCCCAGGGCATCCCCGGCCCCAGCGCCGAGGGGTTCCTCTACCCCGAGACCTACCTCGTGCCCCGGCCCCGGGACGGCGACGCCGCGCCCATCGTGGCGGCCATGCTCACGGCCTTCTGGGCCCAGGCCGGGGCCCGGCTGTGGCCGGACGGCCCGCCGCCCCCGGCCGAGGTGGCCCGGCTGGTGACCCTGGCGGCCATGGTGGAGAAGGAAACGGCCCTGCCCGAGGAGCGCGCGCGGGTGGCCGGGGTCTACGCCAACCGCATCCGCCTGAAGATGCTCATGCAGTGCGACCCTACGGTGATCTACGGCCTGGGGCCGGAGTTCAACGGCAACCTGACCCGGGCCGACCTCCAGGACGAGGCCAACCCCTACAACACCTACCGCCGCCCGGGCCTGCCCCCGGGGCCCATCTGCTCGCCGGGCCTGGACGCCCTGCTGGCGGCCCAAAGTCCCGAAAAGCACGCCCTGCTCTACTTCGTGGCCCGGCGCGACGGCAGCCACGCCTTCAGCCGCACCCTGGACGAGCACAACAGCGCCGTGCGCGAGCACCAGCTGCGGCGGCGCTAG
- a CDS encoding TIGR00269 family protein, with amino-acid sequence MKCSRCGAVAQVALPSHHSGFCPDCFRVFFSRQVERAIHQHRMFSPQERVLVALSGGKDSLSLFRELVLQGYDVTGLHIDLGIPESSPPARAKVEAFCAALGARLTVLDMTREGLPIPQVKASVTRPICAVCGKIKRYFFNKFAMDNGFAAICTGHNLDDEVGRLLANTLRWDVAYLSDQGPSLPGREGFVAKCRPLYRVSEYETAAYAFLNGLDIHVAPCPYSKGASFTRRKELMNRLEIESPGAKLQFYESFLKNARAHFEAAEARGGAALAPCRSCGYPTSAGVCTVCRIREKLA; translated from the coding sequence ATGAAATGCTCCCGTTGCGGCGCCGTGGCCCAGGTGGCCCTGCCCAGCCACCACAGCGGCTTCTGCCCCGACTGCTTCCGGGTCTTCTTTTCCCGCCAGGTGGAGCGCGCCATCCACCAGCACCGGATGTTCTCCCCGCAGGAGCGGGTGCTGGTGGCCCTGTCCGGCGGCAAGGACTCCCTGAGCCTGTTCCGCGAGCTGGTGCTCCAGGGCTACGACGTGACCGGGCTGCACATCGACCTGGGCATCCCCGAGTCGTCCCCGCCCGCGCGGGCCAAGGTCGAGGCCTTCTGCGCGGCCCTGGGCGCGCGGCTCACGGTGCTGGACATGACCCGCGAGGGCCTGCCCATCCCGCAGGTCAAGGCCAGCGTCACGCGGCCCATCTGCGCCGTGTGCGGCAAGATCAAGCGCTACTTCTTCAACAAATTCGCCATGGACAACGGCTTTGCGGCCATCTGCACCGGGCACAACCTCGACGACGAGGTCGGCCGCCTGCTGGCCAACACCCTGCGCTGGGACGTGGCCTACCTCTCGGACCAGGGGCCCAGCCTGCCCGGGCGCGAGGGCTTCGTGGCCAAGTGCCGCCCGCTGTACCGGGTTTCGGAGTACGAGACGGCGGCCTACGCCTTCCTGAACGGGCTGGACATCCATGTGGCGCCGTGCCCCTACAGCAAGGGCGCGAGCTTCACCCGCCGCAAGGAGCTGATGAACCGCCTGGAGATCGAGAGCCCCGGAGCCAAGTTGCAGTTCTACGAATCGTTCCTGAAGAACGCCCGGGCGCATTTCGAGGCCGCCGAGGCGCGCGGCGGGGCGGCCCTGGCCCCGTGCCGGAGCTGCGGCTACCCGACCTCGGCGGGGGTCTGCACGGTGTGCCGCATCCGGGAAAAGCTGGCGTAG
- a CDS encoding glycosyltransferase, whose translation MSSPSPEVSVALPAFNAARTLPAALDSLLAQTHPCFEIVVADDGSTDATAEVLAAYAARDPRMRPLLLPHRGVAHAFNAAVAAARGALVARMDADDRCLPRRLELQAAHLRAHPATGVVACRVEFGGCRRTCAGYAAHVDWTNALLTHEAMSLARFVDAPLANPSVMFRRELVAAHGGARQGDFPEDYEMWLRWFDAGVRMDKLPQALLVWNDPPGRASRTDPRYALDAFYRVKARYLARWLAAHNPHHPEVVVLGAGRVTRRRAVLLEEHGVRIAAWADIDPRKIGNAVAGVPVVHRSELPGPQGCFALSYVASRGAREDIAAFLEARGFRPGVHYIVAA comes from the coding sequence ATGAGCAGCCCCAGCCCCGAAGTCAGCGTCGCCCTGCCCGCCTTCAACGCGGCGCGCACCCTGCCCGCCGCCCTGGACAGCCTCCTGGCCCAGACCCACCCCTGTTTCGAGATCGTGGTCGCCGACGACGGCTCCACCGACGCCACCGCCGAGGTGCTGGCGGCCTACGCCGCGCGCGACCCCCGGATGCGCCCGCTCCTGCTGCCCCACCGGGGCGTGGCCCACGCCTTCAACGCCGCCGTGGCCGCCGCGCGCGGGGCCTTGGTGGCGCGCATGGACGCCGACGACCGCTGCCTGCCCCGGCGCCTGGAGTTGCAGGCCGCGCACCTGCGGGCCCATCCCGCCACGGGGGTGGTGGCCTGCCGCGTGGAGTTCGGCGGCTGCCGCCGCACCTGCGCGGGCTACGCCGCCCATGTGGACTGGACCAACGCCCTGCTGACCCACGAGGCCATGAGCCTGGCCCGTTTCGTGGACGCGCCCCTGGCCAACCCCTCGGTGATGTTCCGCCGCGAGCTGGTGGCCGCCCACGGCGGCGCGCGCCAGGGCGATTTCCCCGAAGACTATGAAATGTGGCTGCGCTGGTTCGACGCCGGGGTGCGCATGGACAAGCTGCCCCAGGCGCTGCTGGTCTGGAACGACCCGCCGGGGCGTGCCTCGCGCACCGACCCGCGCTACGCCCTGGACGCCTTCTACCGCGTCAAGGCCCGGTACCTGGCGCGCTGGCTGGCGGCGCACAACCCGCACCACCCCGAGGTGGTGGTGCTGGGCGCCGGGCGCGTCACGCGCAGGCGCGCCGTCCTGCTGGAGGAGCACGGCGTGCGCATCGCCGCCTGGGCGGACATCGACCCGCGCAAGATCGGCAACGCCGTGGCCGGGGTGCCGGTGGTCCACCGCAGCGAACTGCCCGGGCCGCAGGGCTGTTTCGCCCTGTCCTACGTGGCCAGCCGGGGCGCCCGCGAGGACATCGCGGCCTTCCTGGAGGCGCGCGGCTTCCGGCCCGGGGTCCATTACATCGTGGCGGCCTGA
- a CDS encoding response regulator gives MHKILVVDDEKHIRMLYQEELQAEGYQVATSDGSEDILAALDREHPDVVILDIKLGPNRSGLDLLQQIRSREQKLPVILCTAYDSFQHDLKSIAADYYVVKAVDLTELKSKVTAALASA, from the coding sequence ATGCACAAGATCCTCGTGGTCGACGACGAGAAGCACATCCGGATGCTCTACCAGGAGGAGTTGCAGGCCGAGGGCTACCAGGTGGCCACGTCCGACGGCTCCGAGGACATCCTCGCGGCCCTGGACCGCGAGCACCCCGACGTGGTCATCCTCGACATCAAGCTCGGCCCCAACCGCTCGGGGCTGGACCTGCTCCAGCAGATCAGAAGCCGCGAGCAGAAGCTGCCGGTGATCCTGTGCACGGCCTACGACAGCTTCCAGCACGACCTCAAATCCATCGCCGCCGACTACTACGTGGTCAAGGCCGTGGACCTGACCGAGCTCAAGTCCAAGGTGACCGCCGCCCTGGCCAGCGCCTAG
- the trpS gene encoding tryptophan--tRNA ligase, with the protein MSSPMPNARQRIVSGMRPTGPLHLGHHFGVLVNWVALQQDYDCFFFVADWHAMTSEYADPRRIKQFVPELAKDWLAAGLDPEKCVIYQQSQIKEIAELHLILSMITPLGWLERCPTYKDQKEQLAAKDLNTYGFLGYPVLMTTDIIMFRPAHVPVGEDQLPHLELCREIARRFNYLNCGGETGTPYFPEPMAMLTRESKLPGLDGRKMSKSYGNAIALGEDMDSVRKKVMAMLTDTNRLRKADPGDPDVCNLFPYHKIMTDADRLPEIMTGCRDASWGCVDCKRLLVQSMERFLEPIHARRAVYDKDPALLWDVLAEGNRKARAKACETMAAVRELVGFDF; encoded by the coding sequence ATGTCCAGCCCCATGCCCAACGCAAGACAACGCATCGTCTCCGGCATGCGCCCCACCGGGCCGCTGCACCTCGGCCACCACTTCGGCGTGCTCGTCAACTGGGTCGCCCTGCAACAGGACTACGACTGCTTCTTCTTCGTGGCCGACTGGCACGCCATGACCAGCGAATACGCCGACCCCCGGCGCATCAAGCAGTTCGTGCCCGAGCTGGCCAAGGACTGGCTGGCCGCCGGGCTGGACCCCGAAAAATGCGTGATCTACCAGCAGTCGCAGATCAAGGAGATCGCCGAGCTGCACCTGATCCTGTCCATGATCACGCCCCTGGGCTGGCTGGAACGCTGCCCGACCTACAAGGACCAGAAGGAGCAGCTGGCCGCCAAGGACCTGAACACCTACGGCTTTCTGGGCTACCCGGTGCTCATGACCACGGACATCATCATGTTCCGCCCGGCCCATGTGCCCGTGGGCGAGGACCAGCTGCCGCACCTGGAGCTGTGCCGCGAGATCGCCCGGCGCTTCAACTACCTGAACTGCGGCGGCGAGACCGGCACGCCCTACTTCCCCGAGCCCATGGCCATGCTGACCCGCGAGTCCAAGCTCCCGGGGCTGGACGGGCGCAAGATGAGCAAGAGCTACGGCAACGCCATCGCCCTGGGTGAGGACATGGACTCCGTGCGCAAGAAGGTCATGGCCATGCTCACGGACACCAACCGCCTGCGCAAAGCCGACCCCGGCGACCCCGACGTCTGCAACCTGTTCCCCTACCACAAGATCATGACCGACGCCGACCGCCTGCCGGAAATCATGACCGGCTGCCGCGACGCCTCCTGGGGCTGCGTGGACTGCAAGCGCCTGCTGGTGCAGTCCATGGAGCGCTTCCTGGAGCCCATCCACGCCCGCCGCGCCGTCTACGACAAGGACCCCGCCCTGCTGTGGGATGTGCTGGCCGAGGGCAACCGCAAGGCCCGCGCCAAGGCCTGCGAGACCATGGCCGCCGTGCGCGAGCTCGTCGGCTTCGACTTCTAG
- the ruvX gene encoding Holliday junction resolvase RuvX — MRTLGIDFGLKRVGLALSDPRGALAFPYRTITRTTRDALFAELLGVIEAEGVEAVVIGLPLTLDGGESTTTRQARNFAASLARRTPLPVALMDERLSSAAADDDLDAAGLRDHARRKAARDQQAAVRILQTHLDQRGPGPGARGGA, encoded by the coding sequence GTGCGCACCCTGGGCATCGACTTCGGCCTCAAGCGCGTGGGCCTGGCGCTCTCCGACCCGCGCGGCGCCCTGGCCTTTCCCTACCGGACCATCACGCGCACCACGCGCGACGCGCTCTTCGCCGAGCTGCTGGGCGTCATTGAGGCCGAGGGCGTCGAGGCCGTGGTGATCGGCCTGCCCCTGACCCTGGACGGCGGGGAGTCCACCACCACGCGCCAGGCGCGCAACTTCGCCGCCAGCCTGGCCCGGCGCACGCCGCTGCCCGTGGCTCTGATGGACGAACGCCTGTCCAGCGCGGCGGCGGACGACGACCTGGACGCCGCAGGCCTACGCGACCACGCCCGGCGCAAGGCCGCGCGCGACCAGCAGGCCGCCGTGCGCATCCTGCAAACCCATCTGGACCAGCGCGGCCCCGGGCCGGGCGCGCGGGGCGGGGCGTGA
- a CDS encoding DUF3568 family protein — MRTIVSTLLCAALAAILLSGCAVGGKGGNVAQGATYFVCTGTMFSDEPGTVTAVHAAVLDALVALELPVTYEKKDNLVAVVETTTAEGSPIEINVAYRKADLTRVTFTSTDRVDQYKLSGLLEEIRRNLATI, encoded by the coding sequence ATGCGCACCATCGTTTCCACTCTGCTTTGCGCCGCGCTGGCGGCCATCCTGCTTTCCGGCTGCGCCGTCGGCGGCAAGGGCGGCAACGTCGCCCAGGGCGCGACCTACTTCGTCTGCACCGGCACCATGTTCTCCGACGAGCCCGGCACGGTGACGGCGGTCCACGCCGCGGTGCTCGACGCCCTGGTGGCCCTGGAGCTGCCCGTGACCTACGAGAAGAAGGACAACCTGGTGGCCGTGGTCGAAACCACCACCGCCGAGGGCAGCCCCATCGAGATCAACGTGGCCTACCGCAAGGCCGACCTGACCCGCGTGACCTTCACTTCCACGGACCGGGTGGACCAGTACAAGCTGTCCGGCCTGCTGGAAGAGATCCGCAGGAACCTGGCGACCATCTAG
- a CDS encoding glycosyltransferase, with product MSTAPRIACVLHESPAVRPGGVELYVLALARALGGLGFAVECVLPLPLGPGQQAAPRTAMVQGVAFTAFPAPLKPTFESRHADPELGAALAAYLAGRGTDVVHVHQLIGFSGSVIPACKDAGLPVVMTVHDAWFACNQCHYVRWDGELCAEAPPGPDVCARCLLERVPHVGRVYPLDELAGLMAGRARSLAGALGRADRLLANSRYTRRNLLRAGLPRDKVACAPLGVVGFAPLRRVERPAGAPLRVGCLGSLGRVKGQDILVRAARLLPPGLAEIHIHGGSAGRDFARELEPLLGTPGVVWHGTYGPADLPRILAGLDVVVQPSRAESFGLTVREAFLAGVPVLAARIPALEEAVAEGRGGLLFPPGDEAALAGLLERVAREPGLLAGLAASVPPVRTIGEDALYLARLYARLLEGRGGAE from the coding sequence ATGTCCACCGCCCCGCGCATCGCCTGCGTGCTGCACGAAAGCCCCGCCGTCCGCCCCGGGGGGGTGGAGCTGTACGTGCTGGCCCTGGCCCGGGCCCTGGGGGGGCTGGGCTTCGCCGTGGAATGCGTCCTCCCCCTGCCCCTGGGCCCCGGGCAGCAGGCCGCGCCGCGCACGGCCATGGTCCAGGGCGTGGCCTTCACGGCCTTTCCCGCGCCCCTCAAGCCGACCTTCGAGTCGCGGCACGCGGACCCGGAGCTGGGTGCGGCCCTGGCCGCGTATCTGGCCGGGCGCGGCACGGACGTGGTCCACGTCCACCAGCTCATCGGCTTTTCCGGGTCGGTCATCCCGGCCTGCAAGGACGCGGGGCTGCCCGTGGTCATGACCGTCCACGACGCGTGGTTCGCGTGCAACCAGTGCCACTACGTGCGCTGGGACGGGGAGCTATGCGCCGAGGCCCCGCCGGGGCCGGATGTCTGCGCCCGCTGCCTGCTGGAGCGCGTGCCCCATGTGGGCCGGGTCTACCCGCTGGACGAACTCGCCGGGCTCATGGCCGGGCGGGCCCGGAGCCTGGCCGGGGCCCTGGGCCGGGCCGACCGCCTGCTGGCCAATTCGCGCTACACCCGGCGCAACCTCCTGCGCGCCGGGCTGCCGCGCGACAAGGTCGCCTGCGCGCCCCTGGGCGTGGTCGGCTTCGCGCCGCTGCGGCGCGTGGAGCGCCCGGCGGGGGCGCCTCTGCGCGTGGGCTGCCTGGGCAGCCTGGGTCGGGTCAAGGGGCAGGACATCCTGGTGCGCGCCGCGCGCCTGCTGCCGCCGGGGCTGGCGGAGATCCACATCCACGGCGGCAGCGCCGGGCGCGATTTCGCCCGCGAGCTGGAGCCGCTGCTGGGCACCCCGGGGGTGGTCTGGCACGGCACCTACGGCCCGGCGGATCTGCCGCGCATCCTGGCCGGGCTGGACGTGGTGGTGCAGCCCTCGCGGGCCGAGAGCTTCGGGCTGACGGTGCGCGAGGCCTTCCTGGCCGGGGTGCCGGTGCTGGCCGCGCGCATCCCGGCCCTGGAGGAGGCCGTGGCCGAGGGCCGGGGCGGGCTGCTGTTCCCGCCCGGGGATGAGGCGGCCCTGGCCGGGCTGCTGGAGCGCGTGGCCCGCGAGCCCGGGCTGCTTGCGGGGCTGGCCGCCAGCGTGCCCCCGGTGCGCACCATCGGCGAGGATGCGCTGTACCTGGCCCGGCTGTACGCCCGGCTGCTGGAAGGGCGCGGGGGCGCGGAGTGA
- a CDS encoding FAD-binding and (Fe-S)-binding domain-containing protein, with product MPYKGPHISIPADPLVQRVLGLTPGEFKAWPEHVREAALELTAELFLIRYNPFIDPELVWKNVQTSFAQTKLAMAEEYSSALATGMFRFWNRFREDQKFREELVRRLGQLLPRECVDARPNSRVECATDATDLRMELPLLVLKPRTTGHIQDIVRLAGEMGFSIVPRGGGSGLTGGAIPADARTVVLSLSGLGEIVSVDPAQRTLCVQSGVITMDAIAAAAAQGLLFTVDPASKTASSIGGNISENSGGPFAFEYGTTIDNILSYRMVTPDGALVEVRRKDHPRHKILETDVAVFEVFDEAGALVDTVTLRGDQLRGKGLGKDVTNKYLGGLPGVQKEGVDGIITEGCFTCYPQLAHSRVLCLEFFGRTMHPAMLVIRDVVALRDAIRRQGDLVKISALEEFGPKYVRAIDYQKKSLRYEGEPISVLIMQLDSDDEAALDQAVQAVVDIAEPYDTVDAFVARDPMEAEVFWEDRHKLSAISKRTSGFKINEDIVIPLGVIPEFSDFLETLNLVFMAKAYRAALQDAGRLPGFGVSDKFVNMEFTYASRIINGEIGADEISDSELEIQTHYFFRDLKSRYPDLEAELDAVYTRMQATRIVIANHMHAGDGNCHVNIPVNSNDAQMMALAEEAVERVVEKVHALGGAVSGEHGIGITKIGFLHEDKIRALAEYKRKVDPKDLLNPGKLTRRELPVTPYTFSFNKLIQDLGRTGLPDKQRLMSLLTNVQTCTRCGKCKSVCPMYSPSRGLIHHPRNKNISLGALVEAIYYTQVTKGEPDQTLLGQLRDLVDHCTACGKCMSVCPVKINTPEVTLHMRTFLEEKGAGGHPLKSRILHFLAEDPARRVPRAAKAAALGQTLGNRAVGLIPAPWRRRAQSPLFQGKGPHLGFQHLADTLHLGRASFFAPEGAGDDAPTVFYFPGCGAGLFTRDIGLAGLYLLLRSGVRVVLPPEHMCCGYPLLASGCEQAFNANRSRTMDRLADLLRRAAEAGLAPTHVLTSCGTCREGLKEFHLDTFATPLAHRDVVQYAIEAGRLPGPAAQGGTLLYHAACHPEWSGVKAAQAGKKYAAALAGLTGAEVVLSPGCCGESGMGAMTTPAIYNRLRAQKQAVLETGLADYPADAPILVGCPSCRIGVARCLINMGQHRPVLHTLEHLAALAGGPRWRKELLAALAAPGAGSGVRTARLGGKG from the coding sequence ATGCCCTACAAAGGCCCGCACATATCCATCCCCGCCGACCCGCTGGTCCAGCGCGTCCTGGGCCTGACGCCCGGGGAGTTCAAGGCCTGGCCCGAGCACGTCCGCGAGGCGGCCCTGGAGCTGACCGCCGAGCTGTTCCTCATCCGCTACAACCCCTTCATCGACCCCGAGCTGGTCTGGAAGAACGTCCAGACCTCCTTCGCCCAGACCAAGCTGGCCATGGCCGAGGAATATTCCTCCGCCCTGGCCACGGGCATGTTCCGCTTCTGGAACCGCTTCCGCGAGGACCAGAAGTTCCGCGAAGAGCTGGTGCGCCGCCTGGGGCAGCTGCTGCCGCGCGAGTGCGTGGACGCCCGGCCCAATTCGCGCGTGGAATGCGCCACCGACGCCACCGACCTGCGCATGGAGCTGCCGCTGCTGGTGCTCAAGCCGCGCACCACCGGCCATATCCAGGACATCGTGCGCCTGGCGGGCGAGATGGGCTTTTCCATCGTGCCGCGCGGCGGCGGCTCGGGGCTCACGGGCGGGGCCATCCCCGCCGACGCGCGCACCGTGGTCCTGTCCCTGTCCGGCCTGGGCGAGATCGTCTCCGTGGACCCCGCACAGCGCACCCTGTGCGTGCAAAGCGGCGTCATCACCATGGACGCCATCGCCGCCGCAGCCGCCCAGGGCCTGCTCTTCACCGTGGACCCGGCCTCCAAGACCGCCTCGAGCATCGGCGGCAACATCTCCGAGAACTCCGGCGGCCCCTTCGCCTTCGAGTACGGCACGACCATCGACAACATCCTGTCCTACCGCATGGTCACCCCCGACGGTGCCCTCGTCGAGGTCCGCCGCAAGGACCATCCGCGCCACAAGATCCTGGAAACCGACGTGGCCGTGTTCGAGGTCTTCGACGAGGCCGGGGCCCTGGTGGACACCGTGACCCTGCGCGGCGACCAGCTGCGCGGCAAGGGCCTGGGCAAGGACGTGACCAACAAGTACCTGGGCGGGCTGCCCGGCGTGCAGAAGGAGGGCGTGGACGGCATCATCACCGAGGGCTGCTTCACCTGCTATCCGCAGCTGGCCCACTCGCGCGTGCTGTGCCTGGAATTCTTTGGCCGCACCATGCATCCGGCCATGCTGGTCATCCGCGACGTGGTCGCCCTGCGCGACGCCATCCGCCGCCAGGGCGACCTGGTGAAGATCTCGGCCCTGGAGGAGTTCGGCCCCAAGTACGTGCGGGCCATCGACTACCAGAAGAAATCCCTGCGCTACGAGGGCGAGCCCATCTCCGTGCTCATCATGCAGCTGGACTCCGACGACGAGGCCGCCCTGGACCAGGCCGTGCAGGCCGTGGTGGACATCGCCGAGCCCTACGACACCGTGGACGCCTTCGTGGCCCGCGACCCCATGGAGGCCGAGGTCTTCTGGGAGGACCGCCACAAGCTCTCGGCCATCTCCAAGCGCACCTCGGGCTTCAAGATCAACGAGGACATCGTCATCCCCCTGGGGGTCATCCCCGAGTTCTCCGACTTCCTGGAGACCCTGAACCTGGTGTTCATGGCCAAGGCCTACCGCGCGGCGCTCCAGGATGCCGGGCGCCTGCCGGGGTTCGGCGTGTCCGACAAGTTCGTGAACATGGAGTTCACCTACGCCTCGCGGATCATCAACGGCGAGATCGGCGCGGACGAGATCAGCGACTCGGAGCTGGAAATCCAGACCCACTACTTCTTCCGCGACCTCAAGAGCCGCTACCCCGACCTGGAAGCCGAGCTGGACGCCGTCTACACCCGCATGCAGGCCACGCGCATCGTCATCGCCAACCACATGCACGCCGGCGACGGCAACTGCCACGTCAACATCCCGGTCAACTCCAACGATGCGCAGATGATGGCCCTGGCCGAGGAGGCCGTGGAGCGCGTGGTCGAGAAGGTCCACGCCCTGGGCGGGGCCGTCTCCGGCGAGCACGGCATCGGCATCACCAAGATCGGCTTCCTGCACGAGGACAAGATCCGCGCCCTGGCCGAATACAAGCGCAAGGTGGACCCCAAGGACCTGCTCAACCCCGGCAAGCTGACCCGGCGCGAGCTGCCCGTCACGCCCTACACCTTCTCCTTCAACAAGCTCATCCAGGACCTGGGGCGCACCGGCCTGCCCGACAAGCAGCGGCTCATGAGCCTGCTGACCAACGTGCAGACCTGTACCCGCTGCGGCAAGTGCAAGTCCGTCTGCCCCATGTACTCGCCCTCGCGCGGGCTCATCCACCACCCGCGCAACAAGAACATCAGCCTGGGCGCCCTGGTGGAAGCCATCTACTACACCCAGGTGACCAAGGGCGAGCCGGACCAGACCCTGCTGGGCCAGCTGCGCGACCTGGTGGACCACTGCACGGCCTGCGGCAAATGCATGAGCGTGTGCCCGGTGAAGATCAACACCCCCGAGGTCACGCTGCACATGCGCACCTTCCTGGAAGAAAAGGGCGCGGGCGGGCATCCGCTCAAATCGCGCATCCTGCACTTCCTGGCCGAGGACCCGGCCCGGCGCGTGCCCCGGGCGGCCAAGGCCGCGGCCCTGGGCCAGACCCTGGGCAACCGCGCCGTGGGGCTCATCCCCGCGCCCTGGCGCAGGCGGGCCCAGAGCCCGCTGTTCCAGGGCAAGGGGCCGCACCTGGGCTTCCAGCACCTGGCCGACACCCTGCACCTGGGCCGGGCCTCGTTCTTCGCCCCCGAGGGCGCGGGCGACGATGCGCCCACGGTGTTCTACTTCCCCGGCTGCGGGGCCGGGCTGTTCACGCGCGACATCGGCCTGGCCGGGCTGTACCTGCTGCTGCGCTCCGGGGTGCGCGTGGTGCTGCCGCCCGAGCACATGTGCTGCGGCTATCCGCTCTTGGCCTCGGGCTGCGAGCAGGCCTTCAACGCCAACCGCTCGCGGACCATGGACCGCCTGGCCGACCTGCTGCGGCGCGCCGCCGAGGCGGGCCTGGCCCCGACCCATGTGCTGACCTCGTGCGGCACCTGCCGCGAGGGGCTCAAGGAATTCCACCTCGACACCTTCGCCACGCCCCTGGCCCACCGCGACGTGGTCCAGTACGCCATCGAGGCCGGGCGCCTGCCGGGCCCGGCGGCCCAGGGCGGCACCCTGCTCTACCACGCCGCGTGCCACCCCGAATGGTCGGGGGTCAAGGCCGCCCAGGCCGGGAAGAAATACGCCGCGGCCCTGGCCGGGCTGACCGGGGCCGAGGTCGTCCTCTCCCCGGGCTGCTGCGGCGAGTCGGGCATGGGCGCCATGACCACCCCGGCCATCTACAACCGCCTGCGGGCCCAGAAGCAGGCGGTGCTCGAAACCGGGCTGGCCGACTACCCCGCCGACGCGCCCATCCTGGTCGGCTGCCCCTCGTGCCGCATCGGCGTGGCCCGCTGCCTGATCAACATGGGCCAGCACCGCCCGGTGCTGCACACCCTGGAGCACCTGGCGGCCCTGGCGGGCGGCCCGCGCTGGCGCAAGGAGCTGCTGGCGGCCCTGGCGGCCCCCGGGGCGGGCTCCGGGGTGCGCACGGCCCGACTGGGCGGCAAGGGCTAG
- a CDS encoding site-2 protease family protein, translating to MFEFAESIQRIAIMAVPFLLAVTCHEVAHGLAAWWYGDPTAKLAGRLTLNPLPHLDPMGTLVFIITAMTGGFIIGWAKPVPVNPRHFRNVRQGLIVVSAAGAAANVLLAVAFLAALSLLRANIPAPGSLLAPYFEPMYLIAQFGVIINVVLAVFNLLPIPPLDGSKILAELLPHNWAWRYMQLERYGMIIIVLLVVSGALRFVFQPIWALLNHILP from the coding sequence ATGTTCGAATTCGCCGAGAGCATCCAGCGCATCGCCATCATGGCCGTGCCCTTCCTGCTGGCCGTGACCTGCCACGAGGTGGCCCACGGGCTGGCGGCGTGGTGGTATGGCGACCCCACGGCCAAGCTGGCCGGGCGCCTGACCCTGAACCCCCTGCCCCACCTGGACCCCATGGGCACCCTGGTGTTCATCATCACGGCCATGACCGGGGGCTTCATCATCGGCTGGGCCAAGCCCGTGCCCGTGAACCCGCGCCACTTCCGCAACGTGCGCCAGGGGCTCATCGTGGTCTCGGCGGCGGGGGCGGCGGCCAACGTGCTGCTGGCCGTGGCCTTCCTGGCGGCGCTCTCCCTGCTACGCGCCAACATCCCGGCCCCGGGCAGCCTGCTTGCGCCCTACTTCGAGCCCATGTACCTCATCGCCCAGTTCGGCGTGATCATCAACGTCGTGCTGGCCGTGTTCAACCTGCTGCCCATCCCGCCGCTGGACGGCAGCAAGATCCTGGCCGAGCTGCTGCCGCACAACTGGGCCTGGCGCTACATGCAGCTCGAGCGCTACGGCATGATCATCATCGTCCTGCTGGTGGTCTCCGGCGCCCTGCGCTTCGTGTTCCAGCCCATCTGGGCCCTGCTCAACCACATCCTGCCCTGA